A region of Sugiyamaella lignohabitans strain CBS 10342 chromosome A, complete sequence DNA encodes the following proteins:
- a CDS encoding BAG family molecular chaperone regulator Bag102 has translation MFKKLSSFLGWSGEASEDNVEVPEDVRVQYQKSMYAVKFDKADAKGDPKGVTVGFLRAKMGEILECDDLDSILLYQISPEQRRLVDNDSHLTDYGIMTGDRLLAILSTDKDAPKSASASKNKKKRKKKTTAGSSNSPGNTTPARTPPPPPTPKTPQEKIKEVLESTDKDLGPHIEQFISSPPKTKEARADLHHRLSEMVLQKMFLLDDVDVSDSQELRQARKSAINTLHSYHSRLDEANKRYEEEDVASATA, from the coding sequence atgttcaagaagttgagtTCGTTCCTTGGATGGAGCGGAGAGGCTTCCGAGGACAATGTTGAAGTTCCCGAAGATGTGCGCGTCCAATATCAGAAATCCATGTATGCGGTCAAATTTGACAAAGCTGACGCTAAAGGAGATCCCAAAGGTGTCACTGTTGGGTTCCTGAGAGCCAAAATGGGAGAAATTCTGGAATGTGATGATCTGGATTCGATTCTCTTGTATCAAATATCTCCAGAACAGAGGCGTTTGGTTGATAATGACTCGCATTTGACAGATTACGGCATTATGACTGGTGACAGGTTATTGGCAATTCTTAGTACTGATAAAGATGCCCCCAAATCTGCCTCTGCCtcaaagaataaaaaaaagagaaagaagaagactaCTGCAGGATCTAGTAATAGTCCTGGAAACACTACCCCAGCTCGTACACCGCCTCCCCCACCTACTCCTAAGACTCCTCAGGAAAAGATCAAAGAAGTGTTAGAATCTACAGACAAAGACCTAGGTCCGCACATTGAACAATTTATCAGTTCACCTCCGAAAACGAAAGAAGCACGTGCTGACCTTCATCATAGACTTTCCGAAATGGTTCTCCAAAAGATGTTTTTATTGGATGATGTGGATGTGTCAGATAGTCAAGAGCTGCGGCAGGCACGTAAATCTGCCATCAACACACTCCATTCTTACCACAGTCGCCTGGACGAGGCAAACAAAAGATAtgaggaggaggatgtTGCTTCTGCAACTGCTTAA
- the ARG81 gene encoding Arg81p (Zinc finger transcription factor involved in arginine-responsive genes; Zn(2)-Cys(6) binuclear cluster domain type; involved in the regulation of arginine-responsive genes; acts with Arg80p and Arg82p; GO_component: GO:0005737 - cytoplasm [Evidence IEA,IEA]; GO_component: GO:0005634 - nucleus [Evidence IEA,IEA,IEA]; GO_component: GO:0005634 - nucleus [Evidence IDA] [PMID 3311884]; GO_function: GO:0003677 - DNA binding [Evidence IEA]; GO_function: GO:0046872 - metal ion binding [Evidence IEA]; GO_function: GO:0000981 - sequence-specific DNA binding RNA polymerase II transcription factor activity [Evidence IEA]; GO_function: GO:0003712 - transcription cofactor activity [Evidence IDA] [PMID 10688655]; GO_function: GO:0008270 - zinc ion binding [Evidence IEA]; GO_process: GO:0006525 - arginine metabolic process [Evidence IEA]; GO_process: GO:0000821 - regulation of arginine metabolic process [Evidence IMP] [PMID 10688655]; GO_process: GO:0006357 - regulation of transcription from RNA polymerase II promoter [Evidence IEA]; GO_process: GO:0006355 - regulation of transcription, DNA-templated [Evidence IEA,IEA]; GO_process: GO:0006366 - transcription from RNA polymerase II promoter [Evidence IEA]; GO_process: GO:0006351 - transcription, DNA-templated [Evidence IEA]) yields the protein MIYDTYDEMDSVLAKLHSPSFAGDETVVLGPFGVFEGVKHHRARRGRKRDTLERSASDRAVQRQKLNEADNDVSGQTTGTPQSSHRFSLGHLDSAGSTPVSANNANVNLKLDDDIALLTGTAASLVAAGDAALRKAQSKEEIAELAGSTHIEDSPADSVGDSIAESFSSFTQAQGGEAKAHILPYIPSEKAEYEALHEELSTLLSFPNDDIFTSGYFDIPSNMYDLDGLDGGVTQALGKKEDAGSQVDGEANPHNGGIINAGAANLSLDGNSIEQQLQQLHSTIPNLSNKSNNPNGSSTTGTGNRITTNNSQAPLLFIPLSNGLNHNQGQLKYILPGTPSAALPKGPLFAFSPQAQYLLDYYDQNVIKIMTVVAHPKNPWRTIYLPRAYSAIGDIIGKGQTSAARNALLHALLAVSAFHIQRKFSAESDARQHYLSLGLRLKSEAYKWLSKCLVDDLMTQKYKDVVTAVLSMVTIDVIWGGMADCQIHLAACQSIVRLRHKTRKLTSRKAMILQRISGFLTLLQRATVVDPDSVFGFADDEDEDDRYNDEWMELRLEDLELTPRPKNSVANSTMTSPASQPLYSQSSLSYMRDPSQFQEYWHQYSNVNAQSLSDEFYAKELVSTQSLYGIPDSLIILFHEACKQSRQGLYYRSKNEPFPLSLTYKCKELESALVNWQARYDINKTTNFTGQVKEALNHHTLAFHQALIIYHYRLARDVNPSALRSHVLAVLDHLEKMHQINMTHPEPLIIPLLFPVFMAACETTNSSDMARFNAILDRMTVEGLGTYYTALKVISEVWKRREANVPNAEWWSILREWKANIMLS from the coding sequence ATGATTTATGATACATATGATGAAATGGACTCTGTGTTGGCCAAACTTCATTCACCATCATTCGCAGGAGACGAAACGGTTGTATTAGGTCCGTTTGGTGTGTTTGAAGGGGTAAAGCATCACAGAGCACGAAGGGGCCGAAAACGAGACACTCTGGAACGATCTGCCAGTGACCGAGCTGTTCAGAGACAGAAACTTAATGAAGCCGATAATGATGTTTCTGGACAGACCACTGGGACTCCACAATCATCCCATAGATTCAGTTTGGGTCATTTGGATAGCGCTGGAAGCACTCCTGTCAGTGCCAATAATGCTAATGTCAACCTGAAGttagatgatgatatcgCCCTTCTAACAGGGACAGCAGCGTCACTAGTAGCAGCTGGAGATGCGGCATTGAGGAAAGCTCAGTCTAAAGAAGAGATAGCTGAATTGGCCGGCTCTACTCATATTGAAGATTCTCCTGCAGACAGTGTTGGTGACAGCATCGCAGAAAGTTTTTCAAGTTTCACCCAGGCACAGGGAGGAGAAGCAAAGGCACATATTCTGCCGTATATTCCAAGCGAAAAGGCTGAATATGAAGCTTTGCATGAAGAATTAAGTACTTTGTTGTCATTTCCaaatgatgatattttcaCCTCTGGATACTTTGACATACCTTCAAATATGTATGATTTGGATGGTCTTGATGGGGGAGTTACTCAAGCTCTTGGTAAGAAGGAAGATGCGGGCTCCCAGGTTGATGGAGAAGCCAACCCTCATAACGGAGGTATTATCAACGCTGGTGCAGCAAATTTGTCCTTGGATGGCAACTCGATTGAgcaacaacttcaacagcTCCATTCTACAATTCCTAACCTCTCCAACAAAAGTAATAATCCGAATGGAAGTAGTACGACTGGAACTGGAAATAGAATCACTACGAACAATTCCCAAGCTCCTCTTCTGTTTATCCCTTTGTCGAATGGTCTGAACCATAATCAAGGACAATTGAAATATATCCTTCCTGGTACTCCAAGCGCAGCTTTGCCAAAGGGTCCTTTGTTTGCATTTTCCCCTCAAGCTCAGTATTTACTTGATTACTACGACCAAAATGTCATTAAAATAATGACAGTGGTAGCACATCCCAAGAACCCCTGGCGTACTATATATCTTCCTAGAGCTTATAGTGCTATTGGTGATATTATTGGCAAGGGACAAACCAGTGCAGCTCGTAATGCTCTTTTACATGCTCTTTTGGCAGTCAGCGCTTTCCACATTCAGCGGAAATTCAGCGCCGAGTCAGATGCTAGACAGCATTACCTTAGTCTTGGTCTTCGTCTCAAGAGTGAGGCTTACAAATGGCTTAGCAAATGTCTAGTTGATGATTTAATGACGCAGAAATACAAAGATGTCGTGACGGCTGTACTATCAATGGTCACAATCGATGTTATTTGGGGAGGTATGGCTGACTGTCAGATCCATCTTGCTGCATGTCAGAGTATTGTAAGGCTCCGTCACAAAACGAGGAAGTTGACTTCTCGTAAAGCAATGATTTTGCAAAGGATCTCAGGATTTTTGACGCTACTGCAACGTGCTACAGTCGTTGATCCTGATAGTGTATTTGGATTTGCAgacgacgaggatgaagatgaccgGTATAATGACGAGTGGATGGAGCTGCGTTTGGAAGATCTCGAATTGACACCTAGACCAAAAAATAGTGTGGCTAATAGTACAATGACATCACCTGCATCACAGCCACTTTATTCGCAGTCGAGCTTGTCTTATATGAGGGATCCATCTCAATTCCAAGAATATTGGCATCAATATAGCAATGTGAATGCACAGTCTCTTTCTGACGAGTTCTATGCTAAAGAGCTTGTGTCCACTCAATCTTTATACGGCATCCCTGACTCGCTTATAATTCTTTTCCACGAGGCATGTAAACAATCTCGTCAAGGATTGTATTACCGAAGCAAGAACGAGCCATTTCCGCTCTCCCTTACATACAAGTGCAAAGAACTCGAATCGGCTCTGGTCAATTGGCAAGCTCGATATGacatcaacaaaacaacaaactttACTGGTCAAGTAAAAGAGGCCCTCAACCATCATACATTAGCTTTCCATCAAGCATTAATTATATATCACTATCGTCTCGCTCGCGATGTGAACCCATCCGCATTGAGATCCCACGTCTTGGCTGTTCTTGACCACCTTGAAAAAATGCATCAAATTAATATGACTCACCCGGAGCCCCTTATTATTCCACTATTATTCCCAGTTTTTATGGCTGCATGTGAAACGACCAACTCCTCAGACATGGCTCGATTCAATGCCATCTTGGATAGAATGACCGTTGAAGGACTTGGCACATATTATACAGCTCTCAAGGTTATTTCAGAAGTGTGGAAACGTCGTGAGGCTAATGTGCCCAATGCTGAATGGTGGTCTATTTTACGGGAGTGGAAGGCAAACATAATGCTCAGCTAA
- the TNA1 gene encoding Tna1p (High affinity nicotinic acid plasma membrane permease; responsible for uptake of low levels of nicotinic acid; expression of the gene increases in the absence of extracellular nicotinic acid or para-aminobenzoate (PABA); GO_component: GO:0016021 - integral component of membrane [Evidence IEA,IEA]; GO_component: GO:0016021 - integral component of membrane [Evidence ISM] [PMID 12192589]; GO_component: GO:0005887 - integral component of plasma membrane [Evidence ISS] [PMID 9678606]; GO_component: GO:0016020 - membrane [Evidence IEA,IEA]; GO_component: GO:0005739 - mitochondrion [Evidence IDA] [PMID 14576278]; GO_component: GO:0005739 - mitochondrion [Evidence IDA] [PMID 16823961]; GO_function: GO:0015663 - nicotinamide mononucleotide transmembrane transporter activity [Evidence IMP] [PMID 10869563]; GO_process: GO:0015890 - nicotinamide mononucleotide transport [Evidence IEP,IMP] [PMID 10869563]; GO_process: GO:0055085 - transmembrane transport [Evidence IEA]; GO_process: GO:0006810 - transport [Evidence IEA]), with protein MPAEKDMPTIETVETAVADREYETVKDILNDVHDENVEIFRQLDPPVTEEEHRKLLRKIDLRLPPFLFFLYIFCWLDRANLGNMYLMDFKQDIGLTSSAASLAVAIIYIGTFTGDMFTNLGMRYFPPSKWVSGAMIIWASITLLMAAVTNPAGIYAARLFLGIFEAAFTSGAPYIFTFWFTRKEWGRRISLYFAATPTAGAFGGWIAYGIQYIETDRLKNWQILLILEGSLTLIMAVVSLYMLPDRPHNTKWLTPREREVAEWRMLKDGNKTHGHFGFRDILQGFKDWRLMAGIVVFMTQNLSMYTVTTFTPTIVNSFGYTTARSQLMTAPPYCVGIVLVFVVAHISDRLQRRASLYIINTAVVLVGYLMLAVIDVENTSARYGALFLIIPGLVSGVVLSIGNITDNCCGDLKKAIATGLFQAMGSFMGIASGYMLPATAAPKYTIGFWALFAVTLFGGLVALFQAIYYTRVNAERDRKYSYLSPGAAKGCDYAGLRSPHLIDNRTAAAHVSSLKLTFWLPSGTLRIQHISTIILLPQLIVFAGLCLVVVVVVNSWRQVFSFFLRLFISEPLSSSAAAGAERPGGGAGYRRNQTRSSDRLFLEQGPEFYSTARELRAFDSLSNRRDRLSQNTSTRNLNSSRPRDTSLLQAEVNQLSESEPGSEQSVSRRLDRVAQLLNRDGHRGSQTPRSGSGSTSPEYLEYLLTLIHTSRSSATSREVTDLTTLFETFLSSINWDQESALITEQARQFLFKPVAQLLVERSVHISTIRVGPVSFVHDRYLLFNLPYDRLSTAQKECEIVAELSRLLHFRIVERRLSVRPGNLTERGTFDLTSPLLSSDSSSSLSSSSEQQEGTDSGVSYPSALGLRAFFTELEARAVARSQILGMQPGRNQQREQAEAQIQAHIQAQIRAQLRRREQPDTRTTAAPGSLEATALRFLADQTVPSLLSQEEATQQSESTSSSTSRVPQPLLPLPVASSIIGPGAPQVIIELPRRNSGRNEQTTTSTSSLAANSRLSMENPTMAPPTPRKEYSKEQWEARLAETSISKSDLNYMILNYLVVEGYQSAAMKFAQEAGLLSSNQSILNGSIKDRMTIKSLIHSGKIQDAIEKINDTDPELLDTNTALHFSLLRLQLIELIRHSYKSKSDDSIQPALDFAASHLAARAPSNPQFLQDLERTMALLCFPPDNLIPQLKELMDIKLRIKIAEDVNNVLLERQGMGGDSKIKSLVKLWSWASETLAERKVDIPPLTKSDLF; from the exons ATGCCTGCTGAAAAGGATATGCCCACTATCGAGACGGTGGAAACCGCAGTCGCAGACCGAGAATATGAAACTGTGAAGGATATCCTTAACGACGTTCACGATGAGAACGTTGAAATCTTTAGACAGCTAGACCCTCCAGTAACGGAAGAAGAGCATAGAAAACTTCTGCGGAAGATAGATCTTCGTCTACCCCCGTTTCTATTCTtcctatatatattttgttggcTTGATAGAGCCAATCTTGGTAATATGTATTTGATGGATTTCAAGCAAGATATTGGTTTGACTTCCAGCGCTGCTTCTTTGGCTGTGGccattatttatattggTACCTTTACTGGTGATATGTTCACCAATCTTGGCATGAGATACTTTCCTCCTAGTAAGTGGGTCTCTGGTGCTATGATTATCTGGGCATCAATCACCCTGTTGATGGCTGCTGTCACAAATCCTGCAGGCATTTACGCTGCTAGATTATTTCTTGGTATCTTTGAAGCCGCTTTTACATCTGGAGCCCCTTATATTTTCACTTTCTGGTTTACTAGAAAAGAATGGGGTCGCAGAATCTCCCTTTACTTTGCTGCCACTCCAACAGCTGGTGCCTTCGGTGGATGGATCGCATATGGAATCCAATATATTGAGACTGACCGTCTCAAGAACTGGCAAATCCTTCTTATCCTAGAAGGGTCTTTGACATTGATTATGGCAGTCGTCTCACTTTATATGCTCCCTGATAGACCCCATAACACTAAATGGTTAACTCCTAGAGAGCGAGAAGTTGCTGAGTGGAGAATGTTGAAGGATGGCAATAAGACCCATGGTCACTTCGGGTTCAGAGACATCCTACAAGGATTCAAAGATTGGAGACTTATGGCTGGTATTGTAGTATTCATGACTCAGAATCTTTCGATGTACACGGTGACAACTTTCACACCTACCATTGTCAACTCATTCGGATACACTACTGCTAGATCTCAGCTTATGACCGCTCCTCCTTACTGCGTGGGTATTGTCCTTGTATTTGTTGTGGCACATATCTCCGATAGATTGCAGCGAAGGGCGTCTCTATATATTATCAATACTGCGGTTGTCCTTGTTGGATATCTGATGCTTGCAGTGATTGACGTCGAGAACACCAGTGCTAGATATGGAGCTCTTTTCTTGATTATTCCCGGACTCGTTAGTGGTGTAGTTCTGTCTATTGGTAATATCACTGATAATTGCTGTGGTGATTTAAAGAAGGCTATTGCTACTGGTCTATTCCAGGCTATGGGTTCGTTTATGGGTATTGCCAGTGGATATATGCTgcctgctactgctgcccCTAAATACACTATCGGCTTCTGGGCTCTTTTTGCAGTCACTCTCTTTGGAGGTCTTGTGGCTCTTTTCCAGGCTATCTATTACACTCGTGTCAATGCTGAGAGGGATAGAAA ATATTCATATTTGAGTCCCGGTGCAGCAAAAGGTTGCGATTATGCAGGATTACGGTCCCCACATTTGATTGATAAcagaacagcagcagctcatGTCAGTTCATTGAAGTTAACATTCTGGCTGCCGTCGGGGACTTTGAGAATTCAACATATTTCCACAATTATTTTGCTACCTCAGCTCATTGTTTTTGCCGGACTCTGTCTAGttgtcgttgttgttgtgaatAGCTGGCGCCAGGTATTCTCCTTTTTCTTGCGGCTGTTCATATCAGAACCACTAAgttcatcagcagcagcgggtGCCGAGCGGCCTGGAGGTGGAGCAGGCTATAGACGAAATCAGACAAGGAGCTCTGACCGATTATTTCTGGAACAGGGACCGGAATTTTATAGTACAGCTCGAGAATTGCGAGCATTCGATTCACTCAGTAATAGACGGGATCGACTATCCCAGAATACAAGTACTAGAAACCTCAATTCTTCAAGACCCAGAGATACGTCTTTACTACAAGCAGAAGTTAATCAACTATCCGAGTCTGAACCAGGGTCGGAACAATCAGTATCGAGAAGATTGGATAGAGTTGCTCAGCTTTTGAACAGAGACGGCCATCGGGGTAGTCAAACTCCGAGAAGCGGCTCTGGAAGCACGTCTCCGGAATATCTCGAGTATCTTCTGACTCTTATTCATACATCACGATCATCTGCTACTTCACGGGAAGTTACCGACCTTACCACCTTATTTGAGACATTCCTTTCATCAATAAACTGGGATCAAGAGTCAGCACTCATTACTGAACAAGCTAGAcagtttcttttcaaaCCGGTTGCACAACTGCTAGTAGAACGTAGCGTACATATCTCCACTATTCGGGTGGGCCCAGTATCTTTTGTTCACGATCGCTATCTTTTATTCAATCTTCCATACGACCGATTATCTACGGCCCAAAAAGAGTGTGAAATAGTAGCTGAATTAAGCCGGTTACTGCATTTCCGTATTGTGGAACGGCGACTATCAGTTAGGCCTGGAAATTTAACAGAAAGGGGGACTTTTGATTTAACATCTCCTCTTTTGTCATCTgattcatcttcctcattatcatcatcttcagagCAACAAGAAGGAACTGACTCCGGTGTTTCATACCCGTCTGCTCTAGGACTTCGTGCATTTTTCACTGAATTAGAAGCCCGAGCTGTTGCAAGATCTCAGATCTTGGGCATGCAACCTGGAAGAAACCAGCAGAGAGAACAGGCAGAGGCACAGATACAAGCGCATATTCAAGCACAAATCCGAGCTCAATTGAGAAGACGGGAACAACCTGACACACGTACCACGGCTGCACCAGGATCACTGGAAGCAACTGCTCTAAGATTTTTGGCAGACCAAACTGTTCCTAGTTTACTTTCACAAGAAGAGGCCACACAGCAATCGGAATCAACATCGTCTTCCACATCAAGAGTACCCCAACCATTGCTACCTTTACCAGTCGCATCTTCTATCATTGGACCAGGAGCACCACAGGTTATAATTGAATTACCAAGGCGAAATTCGGGTCGAAACGAACAAACCACTACATCAACAAGTTCACTAGCAGCGAACTCTCGTTTGTCAATGGAAAATCCCACAATGGCTCCACCTACTCCAAGAAAGGAATACTCCAAAGAGCAATGGGAAGCTAGATTAGCTGAGACTTCTATCTCAAAGTCCGATTTGAATTATATGATTTTGAACTATCTCGTAGTGGAAGGATACCAATCAGCTGCCATGAAATTTGCCCAAGAAGCGGGATTATTATCttcaaatcaatcaatacTGAATGGATCAATCAAAGATCGAATGACCATCAAATCACTTATACATTCCGGTAAAATCCAAGATGCGattgaaaaaatcaatGACACTGATCCCGAGCTACTCGATACCAACACGGCGTTGCACTTTTCTTTACTTCGCCTTCAGTTGATTGAGCTTATTCGACACAGTTATAAATCGAAATCTGATGATAGCATTCAGCCAGCGCTTGACTTTGCAGCCTCTCATTTGGCAGCTCGAGCACCATCTAACCCTCAATTCCTGCAAGATCTGGAACGGACTATGGCGCTCCTCTGTTTCCCACCGGATAACCTAATTCCACAATTGAAAGAACTAATGGATATCAAACTACGAATCAAGATTGCCGAAGATGTGAACAACGTTCTCCTGGAGAGACAGGGCATGGGGGGCGATTCGAAAATCAAGTCCCTTGTCAAACTGTGGAGCTGGGCTAGTGAGACTCTCGCAGAGCGTAAAGTAGACATCCCTCCTCTTACAAAGTCTGACCTTTTCTAA